GGTGGAAAAACGCGCTAGGACTGAACTATGTCGTTGAGCCGACAACTGAAGACCCATCGCATGGGACGGGATCTTGGTGGTTCGAAGAAGACAGATGGTATTTTCAGTTGGAACCGTTCACACGGATTGGCTTTCTTGACTGGGATGCGCCGGCTTCTGTGCGAGAAGCCCTCGGCTGGACCATCTTGCACACGAAACCCGCCACAACGAGCGCGACGAATGAAGTGAACATACATTACGGTTCCTTGGTTGATTTAGATGTCACGGCACTTTCGCATGAAGTTGGAAAATCGAAAGCACCGTATATTCCCGGCGCGGAACACTGGGTGTATCCAGGTTATCTGTTCATACTGAGGCGCAAGCGAGTTGGGGACGCCGACAGTCGTGATACTGGACTTCAGTGGGGACAGGTCGTTCCAGACGTCATCTCGGCGACGTTTGGACAGGTTTGGCACGCCAACGTTGGGGAAATGAACGATATCATCTTTTACGTTCCACTCGTGCAGCTTGAAGAGGCCCTCGTGGACCTGCCCGAGACGGCCGAAGCACAAAGCGTCGTGCAAAGCCTCAGTAGTTTAGCAAACCTCATTTCCATGGCCATTGCCGAAGACGCGTTGATTGATGCACGCGTGAGTGTCTCCAAATTGATTGCAACGCCATTTGACGTCCACTCAGGCGTTGTAACGGCGCTTCTTGCCCTTCGATTGGCGTCGTCCATAAAGCAAAACGCCACCGTTTACGGCGAACATCCCCTCCAATTGTTGATGCATCTAATCAGCAAAGAGGTTCGTCAGTCATTCATCCACGTGCTGATGGAACGATCGGCGACACCAATGGAAGAGTGGCCGGAGGATTGGTTGGACATTGTCCAAGGTGTTGTCAGGGCGAATCTAAACGTCAGTGAAGCGGCGAGACACCTGTATGTACATCGAAACACGTTGCTGAACAAGATTGAACGCATTCATCAGCTCACAGGGTATGATGTGCGCGATGTCAGCGATGCCATGATTCTCTACCTCGCGTCGTGGATGCAGCCACAACAACTTGCACGGAAATCCAAGTAGGAAACGGTGCAGGCTGCACATAGGGTGATCGCACCTAATCCGGTACACTGTGATCACATACTGATTGCGCTTTCACACCAGAGGAGGAATCAAAAGTGGCAAGAGTACAGCTGAATCATATCTACAAGACGTACAGTGGTACTTCCGATCCGACCGTTAAAGATTTCAACCTGGACATTCAGGATAAAGAGTTCGTCGTCTTCGTCGGTCCATCCGGTTGCGGTAAGACGACGACGCTTCGGATGATCGCAGGATTAGAAGATATCACCGGCGGGGATTTGCTCATTGGTGAACGACGTGTGAACGACGTTGCCCCGAAAGATCGCGACATCGCAATGGTCTTCCAAAACTACGCGCTGTATCCGCACATGTCTGTCTATCAAAATATGGCGTTT
This is a stretch of genomic DNA from Alicyclobacillus dauci. It encodes these proteins:
- a CDS encoding PucR family transcriptional regulator, with protein sequence MAWWKEPVERWKNALGLNYVVEPTTEDPSHGTGSWWFEEDRWYFQLEPFTRIGFLDWDAPASVREALGWTILHTKPATTSATNEVNIHYGSLVDLDVTALSHEVGKSKAPYIPGAEHWVYPGYLFILRRKRVGDADSRDTGLQWGQVVPDVISATFGQVWHANVGEMNDIIFYVPLVQLEEALVDLPETAEAQSVVQSLSSLANLISMAIAEDALIDARVSVSKLIATPFDVHSGVVTALLALRLASSIKQNATVYGEHPLQLLMHLISKEVRQSFIHVLMERSATPMEEWPEDWLDIVQGVVRANLNVSEAARHLYVHRNTLLNKIERIHQLTGYDVRDVSDAMILYLASWMQPQQLARKSK